The Alnus glutinosa chromosome 1, dhAlnGlut1.1, whole genome shotgun sequence region TTGAGGTAGAGCTCATTGGAAATAacactagaattttttttttggacgaGTGAGAAAAATCAATCATCTATCATATAACACTAGATTTTTTGCACTCTAATACtacttgtctttttgttttagcTAGCAAATAGCAGTCTTACAAGCATCTCTATGCAGAGGATAAATAAAACGTTAGATCGAAACTTGATATAAGGAATAACAAACACATGCGTAACAACCAAAATAATATCCGAGTATGGAAGAGAAATAAtgtttggttgccaagaaaaTATGAGTTCGAACTCACGACTTGAGCTCttcttttttaaccaaaaacgAGAAAACCAGATGGTTGTGCTTGGTTTGATACATTTAAATACTGGGTTTCAGTTTTATCCGCTCCCCAATATCGAAAAGCTCATAAACAAAATTTTGGATTTATTCCCTCTTCCCACTGTTTCTCAGCAGCCAAACACAACATAAAATGATACGCAAagcaaaaataggaaaaacaatGATCCACTAATCCAAAAGACAAAACATCAGATCACCACGAAGTAGGACATACAAACAATTGGTAGAGATCAGAGAAATATAATGCTTGAAAGGTCCTAGATTGAAAGAGAGTACCATGGCGAATAATTGAGGTCTGCGCTGCTCAGAAAACCCTCGGCGGTGAACAAAGAGGCAGCACATAAAATGAGTTGGGCTTTATAGGGGCGACAAGAgcgttagggttagggttttgtttggCTCAATTACAATCTCCGACCCATTTGTTCGGGTCAAAAATAGATCCAAACCGACTGAATAatgggcttctttttttttcttttttttaagagagaTCTTCAGCAATAATAGTCAAAatagctattgaaaaagtacaactttttattttaactactttttattttatattctttccAACAGAATTTATATTATACTCTCTaattacatttaaatattattttgtgtggaaaaaAAAGTGCGAAAGaaataggggaaaaaaaaaaaacctatgtgaatagtgaatagacATAAAAGTCTATTTACTGTTTACACtagaatgaaaaaaatcaattttaccAATTCTGCTGAAGACAAAAAATGgctcataataatcaaatttaactattataaactatttgcatattttgttaaatatgCTCTAACACGCCATTCGCAAAAAGGTCACCAAAGTTTAATAGATATCTTTTATCCTCTTAAACAAGCACTTAATTGCAAATTAGAAGTATATGCTAATTTCtacttcaaatatttaaattacctttcaaaattttatatatatataacaaagtaaaaaagaaaaaaattgagggatGGCAGGGTGAGTCACCCCTTATCAACTTTGAGGtagtttatttctttattatagTTCTTTTCTCGCAAATATTAGAGATGCTACTGTtcaaatatataaagaaatataactaataaaatgtatttattttattttcaaaacaacaaCCAAACACGTGCAAACGAATTGTTCGGTGATGATCCAACATCGAAGCATTTAAAAGAAGTAACAGTCAGAAAATTCAAGGCTCAACACCATGGAAAAGTCGATCACAATGATGTTTGAGAGGTTGATGAAGAAAAGATCCAAGCCGGTGATGACAATGTTGTCGAGCTTCACGGGAACCGATCGCAAACAAGGAGGCTCCACATGCTCCGGTGCCTCTCGAAAACTGAGGGGTATCTTCAATTTCATTCGAGGATGAGCGTCGTATCCAGAACAACTATGATATCTATGCACCCGTATTGCTTCACTTTCAAAATTCGGTCACCCGAGCGATTCGTGGCAAAGACATCACCATCTTCGAAAGGACGTTGCTGGCCGGACTTCGATTCCCATTCCCGAACATCGCTCAGGAACTAGTTCTTTTTTCTGGGTGTAGCCCCAACTCAAATTTTGCTGAATGCGTGGAGATATCTCTTTGCATCTTTCATCACGTGGCAAACAGTTCTCATGGCTCAAATGACAATTCCagagttttttaatatttaccGTGCAAAAATTAACAGCAAAGGGGAGGTGGAGTTCTCAATTCGTGTGCACCCGATCTTCATTTTCCCTTCTCAAAATTATTCCAACAACCGAGGATggaaaactcaatttttttgggTCTCGGGCGAATGGGAATTTGCCGAGCCACTTCCTGAAGGTCAAAGGATGCATCGGGAATGGAGACCTCTGGTTACTGATCTGAGGGAGCGTCCCGTGTTAAACGAGACCAGGAGTAAAAGGGTGGAGAATATGCTGATCTTTTCCCGGGACAAGGCTAATGCCAAGCGGATGGACTTTGACAAAATTGTCGTGGACGATAATATGAGGACGATTCTCAGGTATCGCATAACCAAGAACAAAGTCCTTTACGATAAGAAGGGAAAGGGGAAGGGGAAAGCCAAAGCTTCCAAAAAGGCCAAGAGCGAAGGTACCATTTTGGGGAGCGCTGCGGGGGCAACGTCAAAGAAGAAGGGTTTGAATCAGTACAAGGCTTCCCAAGCTAGTCCTCCGGCGGTAGCTCCTCGTCCGAAGCCTCCGACCTCGCAGCAAAGTATGAAGAATAACGTTGTCACCGAGTGCTATCGAGACCGAGGCCAAACTGGCGGCCACTCCCGAGAAGCCAATTTATAGTACTCCTGAGAAGGATCATTCGGTCAGGAGAGTTGAAGCATCTAGCTTCAATTTTGTTCACGTCGAGGAAGAGACCAAGGACATGGACGAGGACATCCGCCTCATTCGAAAGTCCCCTCGGAACAGCACTGTCAAACGTAAGGACAAGGAAAAAGTGTGCAATACCCCGAAAGAGGCCCCGCTTCTCCCTGTTCGAGGAGCAAATGCAAGTCGAGCCCAAAGATCAATCTCTGCAGaccaagaccggggttcaattagAAGTCTAGATGGAAGAGGCACCTGTTATTGAGCCCGATGAAGGACAACAAAATGAAACTGGAGTGCAACATCCAGGTGAGGCAAAGGAGCAACAGGCAGTCTTGGCCGAAACCCCAAGTCTGATGCCgagccttgggggggggggggcaagcACTTCTCGGAGtgggaagaaaataaaagaaaatgagagtaacTCTTAAGCAGAAATTCAAGcttaaaatgaatagttattactgtaaataaaatatagtagaatggaataactatttatACTTATTAATTCtgtgacaacacatatattttaattataatcgaatcaaaattattaaaaactcctcacattatctctttttatttttagtttttgtttaaaaaaaaatgtgaaaactGGTGGGTGGTTAGGCCACGCACGCCCAAGTTCTCATTGAGGGTGGCACATGCAACCCCCAAATGCCGGGGGTGGTGCAGCTCTACCAATTGCTGGCCGACTGCCACAATATAAAGTAggtttgttttttattgttgttttttttttttttttgaaaaagagagagagagagaaagaaaagaaaaagaaaataataagtgGGTTTtcctaagaaaataaaatgtagtATATTCATTTAGGAATAAatattcctctaatttttttgaGGAACATGTATTCCTCGttgtaagggaatagttattcaaattggaataactattcaaaaTAATAGACTACTACCAAATAAAATGATGACTATTTTATATGAATAATCATTTCATTATAAGGGTCTGTTTCGCGAACCAAACGATGTCTTAATGATTTGTTATCTAGCTTACCTCCGATGCAAAAATTGGAGGTAATCTTTACCATTACTTTTTGTACAAAAAGATCTccggtcatttttttttcattagagGTAAGCAAGGACGGAGGAATGAAAGGCTAGCATAGGCCATGACCCCTGCTCaaatcataaaaacaaaaaaaattttaggttaaaaaaaaaacctactgGCTCCTAGCAACCAAATTTTTTAGCTCATAGCCCCGGCCTGCCCATAATAGTTTATGGCTCCGTCCCTAGAGGTAAGCAAACTCTGCATTCAAAGCTTCCAAAGATTGATAGGCAATAGATTTCTAAGTTATTTATTAGGTGTGGGAGACTATTTTAATTTTCACGTAAATTTGCAACACAAGAAATGCTAAATGAGATCCATCTTTTAGACTCTCAAATGCTTGCTTCCCGGCGTAGCGGTTGCAGAAATATAGTAAGTAGGTGATATTTAAAAAGAGCAATAATATCTAGTAAACTCTAATATGATGATGTGACATTGAAAATTGacccttatattttttatttttacaagctCTTACTGAtcaaaatattgattttcacTACTACATTATTATAATTGTATGACAGTTTTACGaaagtttactaaatagcattactcattaaaaGATATTGTAGTAAAAAGTTGATGTGACAACTACCACTTTAAAGTAAGcaccttatttatttatttatttttaagtacatacaattcaaaagaacaaaaagaaagactttaaacaaaactacaaaaggGGAGGCGGATTTTTTCTACTAACAACCTAGATagaagggagagggagaggacaTATGAGAATGTAGTTAGAATGAAATTTGGTTGCGGCCCATTTTGCAGCATAGTAGGTGCAGAAATTTgcatttttgttaatttgtcGAGCTTCGCAAGAGGAAGATGATGGGATTAAAACAGTAATATCTGAAACTAGAGAAGAAAGTTTTGGATGACGGGAGGATTATGCAGAGCCATAATAAAAATGGGTGAATCTCCTTTAAGTATGAAACGATCAATATGAAGCAAGATTGCAAGAGAAGTAGCTAATTGAGCGGCTAATGCTTCTTCGAATACAGGAGAACAAGGGCCACTGATTTGAGAAACCATCTTAATAATACTGCCTTGACAAACAACTGCTTGAATAGAAAAGTTGTCAAGAATAGCTGCGTCAAAGTTGATCTGAACTAATGTAGAGGAGTTGGAGTCCATTTTTCCACAAAGTTTGATTTTCCAGGCATTGTGATGTATTTATcttgtctttatatatatatatatatatataaagaaactCATGATGTCTTTGAACCTTTGATCTCCATTATCCGTTGAACATTCAATTTGACGTTTACTAAAACATTAATGATTTTTAGTGGGTGGAAATTTGCGGTTTACAAACCCATGAATGATAATGATTTTGAAacgtgttttgggttttggtttgaaattgtgttttttattttatgttattgtattttaatatatttttatttaaaaattgttttgtgttttttatttatttattcagttttaaaCTGTTAAtcgtgtttttgtttttcaaatctgttaaagaaaagagaaaatgtattttttctgCCACGTAGACAGCGTCTCTGCCTACTTCGTTTCAGTGCGGCTGGATACATGAAGATGTCGTACAATACGTGTCGTTTCGATAAAAATGTTGTCGTTCCTTCGTCTTTTCGTTTGCACGGCTTTGGTTGACGGTTGGAGTCAATCTTTCCCTCTCTCcaccttccttttttttttttttttttttttttagatctgATTCTGAAATTTCGTTTTGTTAGGTGCTAATGGATGCGATTTTGAGTTTCTCGATCGGTCTCATACAATTTCTCAGAAACCGAATTGGAATGAAACCTTGGAGATGGGAAGCTGCATAGACGAGACCCGCTGCTATTATTTTCACGGTGAAACTGAAATCTACGttccttcatttccttttccattacTTCAAAATTTTAGGCCTCTattaaatttggaaaaaacGGAAACGACGACGGTTTCCCAAACAAATCTTCTACCTCTTAGATTAAGGTGgggttattttgtaatttttgtgtgttcttcttcttcttctttgtgttAATTACTGTTGTATTTGACGAACATTTTGTTTACCGGTCTTTCTTTTGCTATGGTGGAGCATCCAATTAGTTGtgattatttgtttattttcctgcattaGTTTTCGTTTTATGATTGTTATGAAGATTTCAAATGCATTGTGTTAATCTTCATTTAAATACggttttttatctttttcctttctcaataAGATAAAGCTTATTACAAAACGGGTTCAAATTAACGCCTTGAGAGTCACTTTTACCCACTGTAAGACACGAAGGTATGTATGTTTGTGACATAGATTGTTCTTCTTGAGCAATCTTTatcaatttgatttgatttgtgatTTGATTATCAATCTTTATTAATTATCTTGACAGTTAATAGTTTGTTTGTGATTTGATTTGGTCAAGTGTTTGATTAGGTCAGGTTTTTTCAAATTGGGTTGGAGAATTACAtgctttttaatagcattaaaatAGTTGGAGGAAATTCTATTAAAAAGGTGCTTATGTTCCCAGAATCTTATGAATAAGGAAATATAACTGCTTTGTACTTTTAATGGCTTAATAACAGCTCGAGAACTAGCCATACCAAGATAATTATGACTATTGAAAATCTACATTGTCTATATGATTAGCATAACTTTGAATTacattattcatcaaaaaaaaaaaaaaaaaactttgaattaCATTTATAACTATAGGTACATCGCAACATCTTTGGTTTCCTGAAATCCCATGCCTTCTTGGTTGtatataaaaacaaatgattaaacttttttttttttgtacatttgagtcaaaataaattagaaaaaaaaaaataataaaaaaaataaaatcagacaGTTTCATTGTGTTCCTGGTGATTATTTGAAACTTGAAGGAATTTATGTGAGAAATTATATGCTTTATGAATATTAGAAAGTTAAGAGATTCCTTATGAAAATTGCATGCTATATTACTGTAATATACCTATAAATTTGCAGTTTCAGTCCCTCACAATCCTTAGTagataataaaattaatgagCACCATAACATAACAAGAGTAAGTGTTTTAGCTTAGCCATCTTTGTCTTCAATTTAACAATAGTCAGTCATGCCATATATAGTCTTGATATTGTACTTAAAAGTTCCTGCAGTATAACAGAAGGTTAAGAATTTCTTTGCCCGTTTGAGCGTGCAGGAGTTTGGTAGAGGAGAGACTGGACTTGGAGAAGATGATGCTTGGGAGTTGGTTCAATGTTATGGGGTTACATTGCCAAAACATTTAATTGATGCGACTGAGTGTATTGTACAGCAGAAAAATCAGAACACTAAAGAGGGAGAAGCGCTGTTGTTAATTACCGGATAACATATTGGCTCTCTTTAAATGCATGTTATCAATTGCCTTGGCACTATGTTTTTTCTCTGTAGTTGTTCATAATATTGTTTCTGAGCTATGCATCTGCAGATATGTTGAGGTTGTGAATTTGTTGTCATAGTCAAATTGCATAGAATTTTGGCTCATTCCCAATTTTCTCATCtttgtttataaaaagaaatggtAAATGTTCTATTGCTTTCAGTATGAAGTTGCTTCAGATAAATTCTTCCAATCCTGAAATTTATTCCAATCGTATTGGTGTTTTGATGAAATCAGAAGAGAATAGTTTAAGGTGCCTTGAACAAAACaaagttaattatttttcagaCCTTTTTTGGTCCATGACTTAATACGTATGTATTTTGGGATTGCTGAGAATTAGaaggaaaaggggaaaagaaaaagaaatggaaagagTACAGCAGCAGAAACAtttgagaggaaaaagaaaaaagaaaagaaagaaaaaaggttaaACTATTTTAAGAGTATAAATAATCCATGTGTGAACTGGGAGTACTCCCTCTCTGTcttttattgtttattattatttactctATGTTAGCCACAAGTTTTCTGatgatttgaatgaaaaattagAACAGGTTTTCCCtgttatatattttgagatcaACAATGCTTTCATGTGTTAGAGAAGTAAAGATTGATGCATATAGGGAAAAGATGGGAAGTTTATGGAGGAAATAGAAAATTGGAAGTTTTGTCTATTAAGTTCAGTTCATAGCTGCAGTTAGAAGTGGAGAATTGAAGGAGGAAAGAACAAACAATGTGAAGTTTATGGCTGATGCTATCATTTTATATATGCCTGCAGCAACTTACAGGAGAAGATAAACTATTGAGAAAGCTGGGTCTTAATATTGCCTTTTTCTATATGGGTGCCGGATTCTAGGTACTTCTATTGGAGATATCTTCTTTCGACTCTAATTGGAGGATATGATGGAACTGTTTTTTTGGATCTTTTTGGTTTAGATGCTGATCCACAggcatatttaatcaataaaGACTTCTTTTGAATGTGATGCATACCTTTTCTGGGGAAAAAAGTGCCATTCTTCACCTTTATGTCCTTATTCGCACATCATCTCCGAGacagacccaaaaaaaaaaatggaaaaaagggTACCTATCTCAAAACTTAACAGACAAAATCAAGCTTACAGAAGAACTAGTACTATAGACATGTACGATTCATCTGCACGCAGCTTAATTATTTACACAAAATGCCATGCGGCTCACTGTagtaaaacaattaaatacGTCAACAGCTGATCATCACTACAAAGTTCCCCCGTTGCGGTGGTTTCTTTCAAGAAATCCTTCTAACACCACTTTCTTCTTGTACTCCTCGGAATCATAATCACgtgaatttggattttttcCCACGACATCGTCGGAATTTGTCACGTTTGCTAAACGGGGCACGAAATAAAACCACGCCGACGTACAAAGAATGGCACATAACCGACCCCATAACAACATTATTATTAAGGTGACCATGACAATAGACAAACCAATCACCGGGTCAAGTTTCTCGGATAATTCATCTTTTTTCCGGGCTGGTTTCTTCAACGTACCTCGAGAGAGCGTCGATGATGAAGGGTTTGCAACCCGCTTCTCGGGAAACGAAACGGGTAAAGACGCGGAGTGTGAAATCGAAGCGGGTCGAGTGAGCTTGGGCTTGGCCTCCGGTGAACCGGGTTGGTTGGACCCGGCTCTGATGGCTTCTATTTTCCGGCAGAAAGAGGACCGTTTTTGACACGTGTCCTCCTTGGAAGCACGATCCGCATGATCCCGTTTTTCGAGGATGATGTTCCGTGATGGCCCGTTCGTTGTCTGAAACATAAAGTACCAgcgtttttttcttctcaaaaacccaaaaaagaaaagagaatacaaACGAATACAGAGATCGATCACTGTATCACACATACCTCTTCAGGTTTTTCCTGAGGGGCTTGATGATCTGAAGCAACTGGCACCACTACCGGAATCTGACTTGGCGGCTTATGATTGGTTACTCGCTTCGCCGTCGCGAGCTTGTCGGACTTTGACTTCGACTTCGGCTTCGGAAATTTGTTTTTCGGATTTGCTTTCTCTGACAGGGTGGATTCGACCGGCACGGTTTTCGCGCCGGACTTCTTCAGTCGGAACTCGTACCAAGAATACGTATACCAACGCGAACGCGTCTTCTTCTGGCCATCGGATCGGATAATCTCGGCGGACTTTTGGTCGGAAGTTTTGCTAGAATATCCAAAGCAGCAGCCTAGGAAAGAGGTGCTTGTGGTTTTGGTTTGACTGGTTTTCTTTTGGGGTTTGGCCATGGAACACGCGGAGAGGAATCGGCATGGATGAATGCGAATTCTACTGGCACGGTTGGGCTGGGTTGGGTCACTAATTAATATCTGAAATTCCGTATAATAAATGTTGACAAAgaaattaagtatttttttatttgtagtattttatatatatacatttgtgtgtttaattagttaatttgaTTGGCAGTAAATGGATTGGGGATTGGTTTTGGAGGGGACGACTTGGACTTGGGGGCTCAGTCGTAGTCTTTACACGTTTTCACCTTCTCCGTTGCCTTGTTCTACACTGAACTGCCAACTGGGCGCGCGCGAATTATAGTTAATTAAtaggcggcggcggcggcggctaCGGCTACGGCTCTACTCTCTCTAGCTCGAGCTTTCGGCTGGTACAGTTGGTGACCGGTGAGGTTTTTACTTCTGCACGTAGCATGTTAAGCTGCACCGACGATGATTGAACCCGCGCGGGCCTCGTATTTGTTAATTAACTAACTACGGACACGCGATCCCTTGACAATGAACGTACGATCCATTGAGGAAGATTCTTTCAAGAAAAGTTGAACTTTTCTTAATTCCACGCAACCTTCTAGAATCGCCAATACCGTTGAGGAATAATTAATGATCAATTGCTTTGGGATTTCCAAATTAATGACGGTGAAACCAACATTGCGTGTATGTTAGGTAtacaatttttgtttgaatagttgTAACaagttattaatgtgatattaaCGTGGTACTAAAtagaaaaaagtttgaaattttatgtaagaaaaagctatgtttttaaatagattttttttttttttttttttttgttaatagtaataaaaagttattgaatatgtgatataaaaaatatgaatgtttttgttttacttttttttttttttttttttttttttttttttttaatataaaaagtggAGTCGTTTGCCATTTAATTAGAAATTCTTCCAGTACTATTTGACCAATCATTgtattttttcatactttttgggaagcttttgaaattagaattagTCTTTCATTCAAAAGCAATGGAATATA contains the following coding sequences:
- the LOC133870639 gene encoding uncharacterized protein At5g23160, with translation MAKPQKKTSQTKTTSTSFLGCCFGYSSKTSDQKSAEIIRSDGQKKTRSRWYTYSWYEFRLKKSGAKTVPVESTLSEKANPKNKFPKPKSKSKSDKLATAKRVTNHKPPSQIPVVVPVASDHQAPQEKPEETTNGPSRNIILEKRDHADRASKEDTCQKRSSFCRKIEAIRAGSNQPGSPEAKPKLTRPASISHSASLPVSFPEKRVANPSSSTLSRGTLKKPARKKDELSEKLDPVIGLSIVMVTLIIMLLWGRLCAILCTSAWFYFVPRLANVTNSDDVVGKNPNSRDYDSEEYKKKVVLEGFLERNHRNGGTL